The nucleotide window TCTCATCATGCTCTTCTTCGTGGCGTTCATCGTCATCGTCGGATGGTTGGGTGGTTTCGGCGTCGTCGTTGGGTGAGGGGGGTGTCCGGTCGGCCTCGGCAATTTCAGCATAGACGATATGCCCCGTCATGGCGTCCACGTACACTTCGCTCCCAAAGCGGAATTTCACTTCCCAGACAGTCGTGCCGTGTTTTTGCTCTTGCTTGGTTTCGACCACGTCGCCGCCACCCAGATATTGGCGGGCAATCTCAGCGGCGCGATTGGCGTCAATGGTTTGCGCTTGAGCAGGCGCAGACGTTGGTGTGGCAAGTGTGACCACGCGCAAGGTGGCGGTTGGGATAGGCGTGGGTGGGATGGGTGTGGGTGATGGAGACGCGCCACCAGGTGCAGGCGGTGGAGTTGCCGGTATGGGTGTGGATGTGGCGAGGCTCGTTTGGGGTGTCGGTGTATTGCGCGACGATGATTGCAGTGTGTTTAACCGCTCCTCCAGAGCGCTGACCGTCGCAGCCAGGTCGGGGGTGAGTGTGGCGCGCGGGGAGGCGGGTGCTCGCGTTGTCGGCGCAGGGCGCGCCAGCCAGGCGCCGGTTACGACGCCCACGATAAAGGTGATGATGAGAATAAGTATTCCTGCCAAAAAATGGGTTGTATCCCGACGCATCTTTTTCCCGCCTCCCCACAGCCTCTGAAAAGGGCCGCCTTGGTTTTATCTTATCGTCCCGGAGCACTTTGTCGAATAGTTGTGCGCAAGCCGGCAATCAGCGCCTCTTTTTCTTGCTGAGAGAGATTGGCTTCGGGATGGAGCAAGACGTAGTAGATGGGCGGCATTTCCCCTTTTTGAATTACTTTGGTGATTTCGTCCAGTTCCTCCTGCCGACGATTCCATTCAGAGAAGTTGAGTTTGCGGCGCCCTTCTTCAACGTCGTGTTGAATGAGCCATGAGGCGGGCGCCACATTGCTGTACCAGGGCCACACGCTTTCGTTGCTGTGGCAATCGAAACAGGCGCGGCGCGCCAATTCACGGGTTTGCGGGCTATCCCACGCAGGTTCTTGTACCACGGGTGGGTTGTTGTGATTGCGCCCGTAGGGCACCAACTGAATGAGGACGAAGAGCCCGACCAGCGCCAGGGCAATCTGTTTCCAGTAGTGTGCGAGGCGTTGCAAGCGTGCAAGCATGGTGTTTCATCTCCTTTTCTGTGTTGGTTGGTGTGGTGTGTTGGCACCTGGCATGCAAACAGGATACGTGCTCTGATGCACGTACCCTGCTTGTCCTCAAGAGATTTCAATCTCAATCATCATCGTGGTCATCGCCGTGGTCGTCATCGTGGTCATCGTCGTGGTCGTCGTGCTTTTCCTTCTTCTCGTGGTCATCGTCATGCTCGTCGTGTTCATCGTGTTCGTCATGCTCTTCATGCTCATCGTCGTCATCACGATGTGTCGGTGGTGGTGTAGCCAATCCGTTGTAGAGAATCGCGCCGGTGTTGGCGTCCACGTAGACCATTCCGCGGTCGAAGGGGACTTCGTAAGCCGGCGTTCCTTCAAAGAGCACCAGTTCCGGCTGACCAACCAGCGCCGCACCGTTGGCCACGCTTTGAGCGATGCCGGCCGCTTGCGCGGGCGTGACGGCGAATTGCGGCGCAGGCGGTTGCGTGTTTGTGGTGGCGGGGTGGCTCATGGCGGCATTGGCCGTTTGGGCTTGCGCCTGGGCTTGTGCCGCCTGGACGGCTGCCAATTGTTCCGCCATTTGCTGCGCCATTTGTTCGGCTTGGGCTTGTGCCGCCTGGGCTTGCTGGGCGATGTTCGCCAGTTCTTGCTGCTTGGCGTAGGCGGCTTGCAATTGCCGGTTGGCTTCATCCAGCAGTTGGCGGTATTGGGCTTCACGCTGTTGGATGATGGTTTCGACCGCCGGCATGAGCGATTGCTCGATGGTGGCAGCGGCCTGGGCGTTCGGATCAACGGTGACGTCCATGGGTTGTGGCTGTTGCACCGGCATGTCAGCCGCGGCAACGTCTTGCACCACGGTCGGTTGCGCGGCGGCCTGCTCATTGTTGTTCATCGCGCCGACCAGCGCCCCGGCAATGACCAGAATGAATGAGGTCAAAACGGCTGAGATAAAGAATGCTAAACGGTTCATCGTTCCCTCCTTGTGTTCACTGCGTGTTCCTTTTGACGCTTTTCAGTGTAGGGAAACCGGGGCGGGTATGGTTAATGGGGTGTTAGTGCATTGTTAAGGGGCTTTTAACGCAAAACGGCCGAGGGCATTGCCTCGGCCGTTTGTGTGTGTGTGCGTGCTTACTGTGACGTGATGCGCACCATGGGCAACTGCGCCACGTCGTCGGGTGTGAGGTCGTCGAGTGTGCCTTCCTTGATGGATGGGTAGGTGCTCAACGCTTCCTCTTGGGTGGGGGTAAAGCCTTCGGGATAGGCCACGTCAATAATGCGCGTATGGTTGATGTCGGCCGGCGCGCCGCCCAAACGCCATTGCGAAGCGGTCGGTTCAACGTCGCGCACACGCCAGACGCCCGCCGACGGGAACCCTTCTTGACTGAGTACCACCGCCAGATAGCCCCATTCCGTCGGGGTGAGGGCGTCGGGTGTTGTGCCCAGCGCCTCAGCGAGTGTGGCTTTGGGCACGCGAATGGTGATGCGCTTTTGCGTCGGGTCGCTGACGATGTTGAGCATATCCGCGGAGCCAAATTCCTCAGGCCCTTCTGCCCCCGGCACGAAGATGCCCGGCGTCCAGCCTTCCGCCCAGATGGCGATATCCCAGGCTTCGTTTTCGGGTGTGGCGGCGTTGCGCCCCGGCAGGAGCAGGCGCGCGCCGCCTTCCTTGGCGTCAATGTAGATGTCCACGGTGTGAATGCCCATGCCGTTGGGCGCGCCCCACTCGTTGTTCAAGCCGCCGCGTGTGGTGATGCGGAAGATGAGGTTGTTGTCGTCTTCGGCGACGGCAAACTCGGTGATGTCGTATGCGCCCGGCGTGAAGACGGGGTCGAGCGGGTAGGTGTAGGTGCCGGGACCGTGGTCGTCGCCCTCAGGGTCGGTGATGGCGAGGATGGGCGTCGTCAGCCCCAGGTCGGGTACGACGATTTGCAAGGGACCGCCCGATGGCACGATTTGGATGTCGCGTTGCAGGTCTTCGCTGACAATCGCGCGCATGGTGAACGTGGCGCCCGCGTCCGGCTTGCCGATGAGGTCGTACGGCAAGGCGACTTCGAGCACATTGCCGCTGACGCCGAACGTGATAGCCTCGGTTTCAACGGCTTCGTACTCGCCGCGCACGTTGGGCGTGTAGAGCGCCGCTGAGGCCGTATCGCCCTGCACGGTCACTTCCACCAGGGCGTTCACCCCAAAACCGAGCGGGGTTTGCTGGTTGCCGTTGGCGGTTTCCACATGCGAGAAGAACGATTCCGCGCCGCCGCTGGGCAAACGCAGGTAGAACCCCAGGCGCACCTCGTCGGCGACGTCAGCCCAGGCGCGGCGTCCATCCAGGCGCAGGTAGAGCGTGTTGGCGTCGAACCCGTACCAGAGCCGGTCAACCACCTGATTGGGCGTTGCTTGTACGCCGCCTTCTTCGATGTAGTAGCCGGCGCCTTCCCATTCGCCTTCTTCGCCCACGCCGTCAATGGTGGGGCTGATGAGCGCACTTGGCCCCGCCTGAGGCGGCAAGGCCTCTTCGGGGATGATGGGCACTTTCAGGAACGTCGGCACCGGTTCGCCCATGAGTTCATACACACGTTGCAACGTCTGGCGGAATTGGGCATCAAAACTGGCGTCGTCGCCGCTGTTCTGGTCGCTTCCATACCACCAGAACCAGTCGCTCCCTTCGGCGGTGTAGATGGCGTCCATAACCGCCGCCGCGGTTTCATCGTCCAAACGGTTGAGGCGGCGCGCCACAAACTCGCGCACGCGCCCCAGATACTCCCATGCGCGGTTTTCTTCTTCCTCGCCAATCCAGGTGGTGTAGTCCGGGCTGACCCACGAACCAGCCCACAACTCTTCAATGCGCGGCTGGTCGGGGTATTGGGCGATGAATTCGG belongs to Ardenticatena maritima and includes:
- a CDS encoding PepSY domain-containing protein, coding for MNRLAFFISAVLTSFILVIAGALVGAMNNNEQAAAQPTVVQDVAAADMPVQQPQPMDVTVDPNAQAAATIEQSLMPAVETIIQQREAQYRQLLDEANRQLQAAYAKQQELANIAQQAQAAQAQAEQMAQQMAEQLAAVQAAQAQAQAQTANAAMSHPATTNTQPPAPQFAVTPAQAAGIAQSVANGAALVGQPELVLFEGTPAYEVPFDRGMVYVDANTGAILYNGLATPPPTHRDDDDEHEEHDEHDEHDEHDDDHEKKEKHDDHDDDHDDDHGDDHDDD
- a CDS encoding glucodextranase DOMON-like domain-containing protein, yielding MRRVYPALLSLLLLLALGACRTTPTPEPTSTSAPSPTVGAEEQAEPTATSEPEAVPGEEPLYVALIWHQHQPVYFKDPATGVYQKPWVRVHAAKDYVDMAAILERYPSIKATFNLTPSLLRQLIDLEQGAKDLYEVYTEIPADQLTDEDKAFIQARFFDINPKIIARFPRYQEIANDRDNWQTWDEQTWRDLQVLFNLGWTDPDWLAQEPLASLVEKGRNFTEEEKAIVLAEHRRLIAEVIPLHKRLQDEGRIEVTFTPFFHPILPLLVDTNLARKATPDLPLPPRFAYGVDAIAQVEKGVQFYEETFGRAPTGMWPAEGAVAQEIVGIVAGANVQWMASDEEVLARSLGKTGFNRDAREVVRSPDELYRPYIVSSRNGQVYIIFRDKVLSDKVGFTYSGMSGTAAAQDFVRRLRLIREELQAQGAEGPHLVSVILDGENAWEHYDNDGKEFLNTMYQLLEEAQAEGVLQTVTPSEFIAQYPDQPRIEELWAGSWVSPDYTTWIGEEEENRAWEYLGRVREFVARRLNRLDDETAAAVMDAIYTAEGSDWFWWYGSDQNSGDDASFDAQFRQTLQRVYELMGEPVPTFLKVPIIPEEALPPQAGPSALISPTIDGVGEEGEWEGAGYYIEEGGVQATPNQVVDRLWYGFDANTLYLRLDGRRAWADVADEVRLGFYLRLPSGGAESFFSHVETANGNQQTPLGFGVNALVEVTVQGDTASAALYTPNVRGEYEAVETEAITFGVSGNVLEVALPYDLIGKPDAGATFTMRAIVSEDLQRDIQIVPSGGPLQIVVPDLGLTTPILAITDPEGDDHGPGTYTYPLDPVFTPGAYDITEFAVAEDDNNLIFRITTRGGLNNEWGAPNGMGIHTVDIYIDAKEGGARLLLPGRNAATPENEAWDIAIWAEGWTPGIFVPGAEGPEEFGSADMLNIVSDPTQKRITIRVPKATLAEALGTTPDALTPTEWGYLAVVLSQEGFPSAGVWRVRDVEPTASQWRLGGAPADINHTRIIDVAYPEGFTPTQEEALSTYPSIKEGTLDDLTPDDVAQLPMVRITSQ
- a CDS encoding heme-binding domain-containing protein, producing the protein MLARLQRLAHYWKQIALALVGLFVLIQLVPYGRNHNNPPVVQEPAWDSPQTRELARRACFDCHSNESVWPWYSNVAPASWLIQHDVEEGRRKLNFSEWNRRQEELDEITKVIQKGEMPPIYYVLLHPEANLSQQEKEALIAGLRTTIRQSAPGR
- a CDS encoding PepSY domain-containing protein, with product MAGILILIITFIVGVVTGAWLARPAPTTRAPASPRATLTPDLAATVSALEERLNTLQSSSRNTPTPQTSLATSTPIPATPPPAPGGASPSPTPIPPTPIPTATLRVVTLATPTSAPAQAQTIDANRAAEIARQYLGGGDVVETKQEQKHGTTVWEVKFRFGSEVYVDAMTGHIVYAEIAEADRTPPSPNDDAETTQPSDDDDERHEEEHDEKKGDNESNDDHDDEEKDKKKDD